One Streptococcus sp. zg-86 DNA window includes the following coding sequences:
- the tuf gene encoding elongation factor Tu: protein MAKEKYDRSKPHVNIGTIGHVDHGKTTLTAAITTVLARRLPSSVNQPKDYASIDAAPEERERGITINTAHVEYETEKRHYAHIDAPGHADYVKNMITGAAQMDGAILVVASTDGPMPQTREHILLSRQVGVKHLIVFMNKVDLVDDEELLELVEMEIRDLLSEYDFPGDDLPVIQGSALKALEGDSAFEDIIMDLMNTVDEYIPEPERDTDKPLLLPVEDVFSITGRGTVASGRIDRGTVRVNDEIEIVGIKEETSKAVVTGVEMFRKQLDEGLAGDNVGVLLRGVQRDEIERGQVIAKPGSINPHTKFKGEVYILTKEEGGRHTPFFDNYRPQFYFRTTDVTGSIKLPAGTEMVMPGDNVTIDVELIHPIAVEQGTTFSIREGGRTVGSGMVTEIEA from the coding sequence ATGGCAAAAGAAAAATACGATCGTAGTAAACCACACGTTAACATTGGTACAATTGGACACGTTGACCACGGTAAAACTACTTTGACAGCAGCTATCACAACTGTATTGGCACGTCGCTTGCCTTCATCAGTTAACCAACCAAAAGATTACGCTTCTATCGATGCTGCTCCAGAAGAGCGCGAACGCGGAATCACTATCAACACTGCACACGTTGAGTACGAAACTGAAAAACGTCACTATGCGCACATCGACGCTCCAGGACACGCGGACTACGTTAAAAACATGATCACTGGTGCGGCTCAAATGGACGGAGCTATCCTTGTAGTAGCTTCAACTGATGGACCAATGCCACAAACTCGTGAGCACATCCTTCTTTCTCGTCAGGTTGGTGTTAAACACTTGATCGTCTTCATGAACAAAGTTGACTTGGTTGACGACGAAGAATTGCTTGAGTTGGTTGAAATGGAAATCCGTGATCTTCTTTCAGAATACGATTTCCCAGGTGATGACCTTCCAGTTATCCAAGGTTCAGCTCTTAAAGCTCTTGAAGGTGACTCAGCATTTGAAGATATCATCATGGACTTGATGAACACTGTTGATGAGTACATTCCAGAACCAGAACGCGATACTGACAAACCATTGCTTCTTCCAGTCGAAGACGTATTCTCAATCACTGGACGTGGTACTGTTGCTTCAGGACGTATCGACCGTGGTACTGTTCGTGTCAACGACGAAATCGAAATCGTTGGTATCAAAGAAGAAACTTCTAAAGCAGTTGTTACTGGTGTTGAAATGTTCCGTAAACAATTGGACGAAGGTCTTGCAGGAGACAACGTTGGTGTTCTTCTTCGTGGTGTACAACGTGATGAAATCGAACGTGGACAAGTTATCGCTAAACCAGGTTCAATCAACCCACACACTAAATTCAAAGGTGAAGTTTACATCCTTACTAAAGAAGAAGGTGGACGTCACACTCCATTCTTCGACAACTACCGTCCACAGTTCTACTTCCGTACAACTGACGTAACTGGTTCAATCAAATTGCCAGCAGGTACTGAAATGGTAATGCCTGGTGATAACGTAACAATCGACGTTGAATTGATCCACCCAATCGCCGTTGAACAAGGTACTACTTTCTCTATCCGTGAAGGTGGACGTACTGTTGGTTCAGGTATGGTTACAGAAATCGAAGCATAA
- the hutI gene encoding imidazolonepropionase — translation MTADKVLVHFNQLFCPIDPGHPLRGAEMKEGQILTDAYIAIKDGKILEVGSGEPRADLIGKDTELCSYKGKVATPGLIDCHTHLVYGGSREHEFAKKLAGVSYLDILAQGGGILSTVRATREASFDTLYQKSKRLLDYMLRHGVTTVEAKSGYGLDWETEKRQLEVVAQLDKDHSIDLISTFMAAHAIPPEYKGRSQEYLDEIVEKMLPLVKEEELAEFCDIFCEKGVFTADESRYLLSKAKEMGFKLRIHADEIESIGGVDVAAELETVSAEHLMVATDEGIEKMSQAHVIGNLLPATTFSLMEDTYAPALKMLDKGMAITLSTDSNPGSCPTANLQFVMQLGCFMLRLTPIEILNAVTINAAYSVAREKTIGNFDSGKQADITIFDAENLDYPFYFFATNLVSQVYKNGQLVVENG, via the coding sequence ATGACAGCAGATAAGGTACTCGTACATTTCAACCAACTCTTTTGTCCAATTGATCCAGGTCACCCCCTGAGGGGAGCTGAAATGAAGGAAGGACAGATTCTGACAGATGCCTATATTGCCATCAAAGACGGAAAAATCCTAGAAGTTGGCAGCGGTGAGCCGAGAGCAGACTTGATTGGAAAAGATACTGAGCTTTGTTCTTATAAAGGAAAAGTGGCTACACCAGGATTAATTGACTGCCACACCCATTTAGTCTATGGAGGTAGTCGCGAGCATGAATTTGCTAAAAAATTAGCTGGTGTCTCTTATCTAGATATTCTAGCTCAAGGAGGTGGTATTCTCTCTACTGTTCGTGCAACGAGAGAAGCGTCCTTTGATACCCTCTATCAAAAATCCAAACGCTTATTAGACTATATGTTACGCCACGGTGTAACAACCGTTGAGGCAAAAAGTGGTTACGGATTAGATTGGGAAACTGAAAAACGCCAATTAGAAGTAGTTGCTCAGCTAGACAAAGACCATTCTATCGATCTCATTTCAACCTTCATGGCTGCTCACGCCATTCCACCTGAATATAAAGGTCGTTCTCAAGAATACCTAGACGAAATTGTTGAGAAGATGTTACCACTTGTTAAGGAAGAAGAACTGGCAGAATTTTGTGATATTTTCTGTGAAAAAGGTGTTTTCACCGCAGATGAATCGCGTTATCTTCTTTCCAAAGCCAAGGAAATGGGCTTTAAACTCCGCATTCATGCTGATGAAATCGAATCAATTGGTGGAGTGGATGTTGCTGCAGAACTCGAAACTGTCAGTGCTGAGCATTTAATGGTTGCTACTGATGAAGGTATCGAAAAAATGAGCCAAGCACATGTCATCGGTAATCTTCTACCTGCTACTACCTTTAGTTTAATGGAAGACACCTATGCTCCTGCACTAAAAATGCTGGATAAGGGCATGGCGATTACGCTTTCGACCGACAGTAATCCCGGCAGTTGTCCAACTGCAAACCTTCAATTTGTAATGCAACTTGGTTGCTTTATGTTACGCTTAACTCCAATTGAAATCTTGAATGCTGTCACAATCAATGCTGCCTACTCTGTCGCTCGTGAAAAGACAATCGGAAACTTTGATAGTGGAAAGCAGGCAGACATTACCATCTTTGATGCAGAAAACCTTGATTATCCATTCTACTTCTTTGCTACCAACCTCGTCAGCCAGGTCTATAAGAATGGACAACTTGTTGTCGAAAATGGCTAG
- a CDS encoding APC family permease, translating into MESKKISAKEREEAKFSLGGATLYGINAVIGSGIFLLPRSIYKDLGPASIAVMFGTAVLTIMLAVCFAEVSGYFDKNGGAFQYSKKAFGDFIGFNVGILGWMVTIFAWAAMAAGFAKIFIITFPAFEGWNIPISIGLVLMLSLMNIAGLKTSKVLTLTATIAKLIPIVAFSVCTIFFLKGGLSNFTPFVQLSPGQNLFGAISGTAVYIFYGFIGFETLSIVAGEMRNPEKNVPRAILGSISIVSVLYMLIIGGTIAMLGSGIMDTDAPVQEAFVKMVGPVGAWMVSIGALISITGLNMGESIMVPRFGAAIAKEGLLPAAIAKENQNAAPVVAIAISSSIALVLLLTGSFETLAGLSVVFRFFQYIPTALAVLKLRKMEPDTKVTFRVPFGPIIPILAVVISLVMIVGDNPMNVVYGIIGVIISSTIYYLMHGRKGQAH; encoded by the coding sequence ATGGAATCAAAAAAAATAAGTGCCAAAGAAAGAGAAGAGGCTAAGTTTAGCCTAGGTGGCGCTACCCTGTACGGGATTAATGCCGTAATAGGATCAGGGATTTTCTTATTACCACGGAGTATTTATAAAGATTTAGGACCTGCTTCGATAGCAGTCATGTTTGGAACAGCTGTGTTAACGATTATGTTGGCAGTCTGTTTCGCTGAAGTTTCTGGTTATTTTGATAAAAATGGTGGTGCTTTCCAGTATTCTAAGAAAGCATTCGGAGATTTTATTGGTTTTAATGTTGGTATTTTAGGTTGGATGGTAACCATATTTGCCTGGGCAGCCATGGCGGCAGGATTTGCGAAAATCTTCATCATTACCTTCCCAGCTTTTGAAGGATGGAATATCCCAATCAGTATTGGTTTGGTTCTCATGCTATCCTTGATGAATATTGCAGGATTAAAAACCTCTAAAGTCCTAACCCTTACCGCAACCATTGCGAAGCTGATTCCAATTGTCGCATTTTCAGTTTGTACGATTTTCTTCCTCAAGGGTGGCTTATCAAACTTCACACCATTTGTTCAATTATCACCTGGACAAAATCTCTTCGGGGCTATCTCTGGAACAGCAGTTTACATCTTTTATGGATTTATTGGTTTTGAAACCCTTTCTATCGTGGCAGGGGAAATGCGTAATCCAGAAAAGAATGTACCACGTGCGATTTTAGGATCCATTAGTATTGTGTCTGTTTTGTATATGTTAATCATTGGTGGTACCATTGCCATGCTTGGTTCAGGCATTATGGATACAGATGCCCCTGTACAAGAAGCCTTTGTGAAAATGGTTGGTCCTGTTGGAGCTTGGATGGTATCTATTGGAGCCTTGATTTCCATTACCGGCCTAAACATGGGAGAATCCATTATGGTACCGCGTTTTGGAGCAGCGATTGCCAAAGAAGGATTATTGCCTGCTGCGATTGCTAAAGAAAATCAAAATGCGGCCCCTGTTGTTGCCATTGCGATTTCAAGTTCCATTGCCCTTGTGCTCTTGCTAACAGGTTCTTTTGAAACCTTGGCTGGCTTGAGTGTGGTCTTCCGTTTCTTCCAATACATTCCAACTGCCTTAGCAGTTTTAAAATTACGGAAAATGGAACCGGATACAAAGGTGACCTTCCGTGTACCATTTGGTCCAATTATCCCAATTTTAGCAGTAGTAATTAGTTTAGTGATGATTGTCGGTGATAATCCGATGAATGTTGTCTACGGTATTATAGGAGTTATCATCTCCAGTACGATTTATTATCTAATGCACGGTCGTAAGGGTCAAGCACATTAG
- a CDS encoding urocanate hydratase yields the protein MHRFDETEIAGAMTVKLDDVLPEKTVFQEGIRRAPNRGFRLTQAQTEIALKNALRYVPKRFHEEVIPEFLEELTTRGRIYGYRWRPKGRIYGKPIDEYKGNCTAAKAMQVMIDNNLSFEIALYPYELVTYGETGSVCANWMQYNLIMKYLEVMTEEQTLVVESGHPLGLFKSKPEAPRVIITNGLLVGEYDNMKDWEIAEEMGVTNYGQMTAGGWMYIGPQGIVHGTFNTLLNAGRLKLGVPDDGDLTGKLFISSGLGGMSGAQGKAAEIANAVSIIAEVDASRIETRHTQGWISQIAETPEEAMQLAKEYLDKKESTSIAFHGNIVDLLEYVNEQGIHVDLLSDQTSCHNVYDGGYCPAGISFDERTRLLAEDKETFIRLVDETLARHYEAIKTLTEKGTYFFDYGNAFMKSVYDSGIKAISKNGVDDKDGFIWPSYVEDIMGPMLFDYGYGPFRWVCLSGKHEDLMMTDKAAMEAIDPTRRYQDRDNYNWIRDAEKNQLVVGTQARILYQDCLGRVNIALKFNQLVREGKIGPVMIGRDHHDVSGTDSPFRETSNIKDGSNVTCDMAVQCYAGNAARGMSLVALHNGGGTGIGKAINGGFGLVLDGSERIDEIIKSAIAWDTIGGVARRNWARNDHAIETAIEYNRLHQGTDHITIPYLTDEELIKASVEKIFK from the coding sequence ATGCATCGTTTTGATGAAACTGAAATTGCTGGTGCAATGACTGTCAAATTAGATGACGTTTTACCAGAGAAAACGGTCTTTCAAGAAGGAATTCGAAGAGCACCGAATAGAGGCTTTCGCTTGACACAAGCTCAAACAGAAATTGCACTAAAAAATGCTTTGCGGTATGTTCCTAAACGCTTCCACGAAGAAGTAATACCAGAATTTTTAGAAGAATTAACAACTCGAGGACGGATTTACGGCTATCGTTGGCGACCAAAAGGTCGAATTTATGGGAAGCCAATTGATGAATACAAGGGAAATTGTACAGCTGCTAAGGCTATGCAAGTGATGATTGATAATAATCTCAGTTTTGAAATTGCCCTCTATCCTTACGAATTGGTTACCTATGGAGAAACAGGTTCTGTCTGTGCCAACTGGATGCAATACAATTTGATTATGAAATATCTGGAAGTGATGACAGAAGAACAAACCCTTGTAGTCGAATCAGGTCACCCTCTCGGACTCTTTAAATCAAAACCAGAAGCACCCCGTGTCATCATTACCAATGGCTTGTTGGTCGGTGAATACGATAATATGAAGGACTGGGAAATTGCAGAAGAAATGGGTGTGACAAATTATGGTCAAATGACTGCTGGTGGTTGGATGTACATTGGTCCACAAGGGATTGTACATGGAACTTTCAATACACTCTTAAATGCAGGTCGTCTCAAACTAGGTGTGCCAGATGATGGAGATTTGACAGGAAAATTATTCATTTCCTCTGGTTTAGGAGGGATGAGTGGAGCTCAAGGTAAGGCTGCTGAAATTGCTAATGCCGTATCCATTATTGCAGAAGTAGATGCTTCTCGGATTGAAACACGCCATACACAAGGATGGATTAGTCAAATTGCTGAGACACCAGAAGAAGCAATGCAACTAGCAAAAGAATATCTCGATAAAAAAGAATCCACTTCGATTGCCTTCCATGGAAATATCGTAGATTTGCTAGAATATGTCAATGAACAGGGCATTCATGTGGATCTCTTGTCTGACCAAACTTCCTGTCACAACGTCTATGATGGTGGCTACTGCCCAGCAGGTATTAGTTTTGATGAGCGTACTCGCCTATTAGCAGAAGATAAGGAAACCTTTATTCGCCTAGTAGATGAAACCTTAGCACGCCATTATGAAGCTATTAAGACACTGACAGAAAAAGGAACCTATTTCTTTGACTATGGAAATGCCTTCATGAAATCGGTATATGATTCTGGTATCAAGGCCATTTCTAAAAATGGTGTGGATGATAAGGACGGCTTTATTTGGCCTTCTTATGTCGAAGATATCATGGGACCAATGCTCTTTGACTATGGCTATGGACCTTTCCGTTGGGTCTGCCTCAGTGGTAAACATGAAGACTTGATGATGACAGATAAGGCAGCGATGGAAGCGATTGACCCAACTCGCCGTTACCAAGACCGTGATAATTATAACTGGATTCGGGACGCTGAAAAGAACCAATTAGTAGTGGGAACACAGGCACGTATCTTATACCAAGATTGCCTCGGCCGTGTCAATATCGCCCTTAAATTTAACCAACTTGTTCGTGAAGGAAAAATTGGTCCTGTCATGATTGGTCGTGACCACCACGATGTGTCTGGTACAGATTCTCCATTCCGTGAAACATCTAATATTAAGGACGGCTCAAATGTTACCTGTGATATGGCTGTTCAATGTTATGCAGGAAATGCAGCGCGTGGTATGAGTTTGGTGGCTCTCCACAATGGTGGTGGTACTGGTATTGGTAAAGCAATCAATGGTGGTTTTGGTTTGGTTCTTGATGGTAGTGAGCGAATTGATGAAATCATCAAATCAGCTATTGCCTGGGATACAATCGGTGGTGTGGCTCGCCGAAATTGGGCTCGTAATGACCATGCGATTGAAACAGCTATTGAATACAACCGTCTACACCAAGGTACAGATCATATTACCATTCCATATTTGACAGATGAAGAGTTGATCAAAGCATCTGTTGAAAAGATTTTTAAATAA
- a CDS encoding cyclodeaminase/cyclohydrolase family protein: MKLVEMTLTEFAQVLGSDAPAPGGGSAAALSAVNGISLTKMVCELTLGKKKYEEFQEEITAIHQASSQLQSDLLAAVDKDTEAFNLVSAVFDMPKETDEDKAARRQAMQDALKEASKSPFSMMEMMLEALKVTERAIGKSNTNAASDLGVAALNLKAGLQGAWLNVLINLSGIKDEEFVSAYQSNGQTILDQGCQLADDIYQAILQVV; encoded by the coding sequence ATGAAATTAGTAGAGATGACTTTGACAGAGTTTGCACAAGTATTAGGATCAGATGCTCCAGCTCCTGGAGGAGGCTCAGCCGCAGCTTTGTCAGCAGTAAATGGGATTTCGTTGACCAAGATGGTTTGCGAATTAACCCTCGGCAAGAAGAAATACGAAGAGTTTCAAGAAGAAATTACTGCTATTCATCAAGCAAGTAGCCAATTGCAATCAGATTTGCTTGCAGCGGTGGATAAGGATACAGAAGCCTTTAACTTGGTATCAGCTGTCTTTGATATGCCAAAAGAAACAGATGAGGATAAGGCTGCTAGAAGACAGGCGATGCAAGATGCGCTCAAAGAAGCAAGCAAGTCTCCATTTAGTATGATGGAAATGATGCTTGAAGCCTTGAAAGTGACAGAAAGAGCTATTGGAAAGTCCAATACAAATGCAGCAAGTGACTTAGGAGTTGCAGCTTTAAACCTAAAAGCAGGTTTACAAGGGGCATGGCTCAATGTTCTCATCAACCTTTCTGGTATTAAAGACGAAGAATTTGTGAGTGCCTACCAATCAAATGGTCAAACAATACTAGACCAAGGCTGCCAACTAGCGGATGATATTTATCAAGCAATCTTACAGGTTGTGTAA
- a CDS encoding HutD/Ves family protein: MVQIEQFDANVFQTSNWSGGKTTELYLFPPSGSYQQRDFEYRLSTATVDVAESQFTALPGIQRLLMTLDKPITLTQIGEQKEVHLDPFVVHSFSGNDEIKSKGQCQDFNVMYTAHYSAELAPIAVGQLNIKSEGIQFIYALDELAYTLNEISGVLPAHHLMKITRQSHDPEVTFTLTPHDSSLETIAIWVGFVYNKDRSLSSF, from the coding sequence ATGGTGCAGATCGAACAATTCGACGCCAATGTATTTCAAACATCTAACTGGTCGGGGGGAAAGACGACAGAACTGTATCTTTTCCCTCCGTCTGGTAGTTATCAGCAGCGTGATTTCGAGTATCGCTTATCAACAGCGACAGTTGATGTGGCAGAAAGCCAGTTTACAGCCCTACCAGGAATTCAGCGTTTATTGATGACCTTAGATAAACCGATTACGTTGACACAGATAGGTGAACAAAAGGAGGTGCACTTAGACCCATTTGTCGTTCATTCCTTTTCAGGTAACGATGAGATAAAAAGTAAAGGACAATGTCAAGATTTTAATGTCATGTATACAGCCCATTATAGCGCAGAGTTAGCTCCAATCGCTGTTGGGCAATTGAACATCAAATCAGAAGGAATCCAATTTATCTATGCTTTAGATGAGCTAGCGTATACTCTCAATGAAATTAGTGGGGTGCTACCAGCACATCATCTCATGAAAATCACGCGACAATCGCATGATCCAGAAGTGACCTTTACCCTAACGCCCCACGATTCCTCTTTGGAAACCATAGCCATTTGGGTAGGATTCGTCTATAATAAAGATAGGAGTTTGTCTTCTTTTTGA
- a CDS encoding formate--tetrahydrofolate ligase, which yields MVLTDIEIANSVEMEPITKVAQSIGIEEDVLTLYGKYKAKIDARELEKLADKPDGKLILVTAISPTPAGEGKTTTSVGLADALSKIGKKSIIALREPSLGPVFGVKGGAAGGGYAQVVPMEDINLHFTGDFHAIGVANNLLAALIDNHIHHGNALGIDSRRITWKRVVDMNDRQLRHVVDGLQGKVNGVPREDGYDITVASEIMAVLCLSENISDLKARLERIIIGYNYSGEPVTAGDLKAAGAMAALLKEAIHPNLVQTLEHTPALIHGGPFANIAHGCNSVLATKLALKYADYAVTEAGFGADLGAEKFIDIKCRLSGLRPSAVVLVATIRALKMHGGVQKADLGAENVQAVIDGLPNLDKHLENIQEVYGLPVVVAINKFPLDTEAELEAVYVACQKRNVEVVISDVWANGGEGSRELAEKVVALAEQENHFSFVYDAEDSIETKLTKLVTKVYGGKGISLTPAARREMQELERLGFGTYPICMAKTQYSFSDDAKKLGAPKDFVVKISNLKVSAGAGFIVALTGAIMTMPGLPKVPASEKIDIDHEGNITGLF from the coding sequence ATGGTGTTAACGGATATCGAAATTGCCAACTCAGTAGAAATGGAACCAATCACGAAAGTCGCTCAATCAATTGGAATTGAAGAAGATGTATTGACCCTTTATGGAAAATACAAGGCTAAGATTGATGCGCGTGAGCTAGAAAAATTAGCCGATAAACCGGATGGGAAATTGATTTTAGTAACTGCTATTTCTCCAACTCCAGCAGGTGAAGGGAAGACCACCACTTCGGTTGGTTTGGCAGATGCCTTGTCTAAGATTGGGAAAAAATCAATCATTGCCCTACGTGAACCGTCACTTGGTCCCGTATTTGGGGTCAAGGGAGGAGCTGCTGGTGGTGGTTATGCACAAGTGGTTCCGATGGAGGACATTAACCTGCATTTTACTGGGGACTTCCATGCGATTGGCGTTGCCAATAACCTCCTTGCAGCCTTGATTGACAATCACATTCATCATGGAAATGCTCTAGGTATTGATAGCAGGCGTATTACATGGAAACGTGTAGTTGATATGAATGACCGCCAATTGCGCCATGTTGTTGATGGGCTTCAAGGCAAGGTCAATGGTGTACCAAGAGAAGATGGATATGACATTACTGTGGCATCAGAAATTATGGCGGTACTCTGTCTATCAGAAAACATCTCAGACTTAAAAGCGCGCTTAGAACGGATTATTATTGGCTATAATTATAGCGGAGAACCAGTTACAGCAGGCGATTTGAAGGCTGCTGGTGCTATGGCCGCCCTCTTGAAAGAAGCGATTCATCCAAACCTTGTCCAAACCTTGGAACATACTCCTGCCCTTATTCATGGTGGCCCATTTGCCAATATTGCCCATGGCTGTAACAGCGTTTTGGCAACCAAATTAGCCCTAAAATATGCGGATTATGCGGTGACAGAAGCAGGATTTGGTGCAGATTTAGGGGCAGAAAAGTTCATTGATATTAAATGTCGTTTGTCTGGCTTACGTCCTTCTGCAGTTGTTTTGGTAGCGACCATTCGTGCTTTGAAAATGCATGGCGGTGTTCAAAAAGCAGATCTTGGTGCAGAAAATGTTCAAGCTGTTATCGATGGTTTGCCAAACTTAGACAAGCATTTGGAAAATATTCAAGAAGTTTATGGTTTGCCAGTTGTCGTTGCTATTAACAAGTTCCCACTTGATACAGAAGCAGAATTAGAGGCTGTTTATGTTGCCTGTCAAAAACGCAATGTAGAGGTTGTGATTTCTGATGTTTGGGCAAACGGTGGGGAAGGCAGCCGTGAATTAGCAGAAAAAGTCGTTGCATTAGCAGAGCAAGAAAATCATTTTAGCTTTGTATATGATGCAGAAGATTCAATCGAAACCAAATTAACAAAACTTGTCACAAAAGTATACGGTGGTAAGGGAATCTCATTGACCCCTGCAGCTCGTAGAGAAATGCAAGAATTGGAACGCCTTGGATTTGGAACGTACCCAATCTGTATGGCTAAGACTCAATATTCTTTCTCTGATGATGCGAAAAAACTGGGCGCACCAAAAGACTTTGTTGTTAAAATTAGTAACCTCAAGGTATCTGCTGGTGCAGGTTTCATCGTTGCGTTGACAGGTGCGATTATGACCATGCCAGGTTTGCCAAAAGTGCCAGCTAGTGAAAAGATCGACATTGATCATGAAGGCAATATCACAGGACTTTTCTAA
- the ftcD gene encoding glutamate formimidoyltransferase, whose amino-acid sequence MAKIIECIPNFSEGRNQVVIDGLVATAKSIPGVTLLDHSSDQSHNRSVFTLVGDEEGIQEVAFQLVKFATENIDMTKHEGEHPRMGATDVMPFVPIKDVTTEECVEISKKVAERINKELAIPVFLYEESATSPDRKNLAKVRKGQFEGMPEKLLQEEWAPDFGERKIHPTAGVIAVGARMPLIAFNVNLDTDDVEIANKIAKIIRGSSGGYKYCKGIGVMLEDRKIAQVSMNMVNFEKCPLYRTFETIRFEAKRYGVNIIGSEIIGLTPVKALADVAEYYLQIEEFDFNKQVLENHLLG is encoded by the coding sequence ATGGCAAAGATTATTGAATGTATCCCTAATTTTTCAGAAGGACGAAACCAAGTTGTCATTGATGGTCTAGTCGCAACAGCTAAAAGCATTCCAGGAGTGACCTTGTTGGACCATTCCTCTGATCAAAGTCACAATCGTAGTGTCTTCACCTTGGTTGGAGATGAAGAAGGTATCCAAGAAGTAGCCTTTCAACTAGTGAAATTTGCAACTGAAAATATTGATATGACTAAGCACGAAGGGGAACATCCTCGAATGGGGGCAACAGATGTTATGCCATTTGTCCCAATCAAAGATGTGACAACTGAAGAATGCGTTGAAATTTCTAAGAAGGTAGCAGAACGCATTAACAAAGAATTAGCTATTCCGGTCTTTCTCTATGAAGAATCAGCTACTAGTCCAGATCGGAAGAACTTGGCGAAAGTTCGTAAGGGTCAATTTGAAGGAATGCCTGAAAAATTATTGCAGGAAGAATGGGCACCAGATTTTGGTGAACGCAAGATTCACCCAACTGCAGGCGTTATTGCAGTCGGAGCTCGGATGCCATTGATTGCCTTTAATGTGAACTTGGATACAGACGATGTCGAAATTGCCAATAAGATTGCGAAGATTATTCGTGGTTCTAGTGGCGGCTACAAATACTGTAAAGGTATTGGTGTCATGCTTGAAGACCGCAAGATTGCCCAAGTATCTATGAATATGGTCAACTTTGAAAAATGTCCACTCTACCGCACCTTTGAAACCATTCGCTTTGAAGCAAAACGCTATGGTGTGAATATTATCGGTTCTGAAATTATTGGTTTAACACCAGTCAAAGCTCTAGCAGATGTAGCAGAATATTACTTACAGATTGAAGAATTCGACTTCAATAAACAAGTGCTTGAAAATCATCTGTTGGGATAG
- a CDS encoding anti sigma factor C-terminal domain-containing protein → METFEVLAKKTRREWKKRTLLISFGSVLLASGVAFLIWMGLGFLSTQQYHQLDDYYYRQTSIAFPNMQRDNVRVVFANNLGGTYEANLIKDIDGISVKYEEIAANFTVMNQDQDALASFVLPASVEQDSTEMAYSYKSHQKAALFFNPKASYGSEDIIRKPAKELSYLSQMKGQLVEVAISFDKQYTLAELEEKLPKNLKINWYWIGSVSTDNTAQKAISHLFGWTPRKQWLDSSYQEFYELLEAFSQSKEFKEMGQEGLAEDVTAHLASEGKVGKASFGGVILTGKAENFAQLENQDWIFASSIGAAIPNQPYYQLDVE, encoded by the coding sequence ATGGAAACATTTGAAGTATTAGCGAAGAAAACGAGAAGAGAATGGAAAAAACGGACGCTTCTCATTAGTTTTGGATCCGTTTTGTTGGCTAGTGGAGTCGCTTTTCTCATCTGGATGGGACTAGGATTTCTATCTACACAGCAGTATCATCAATTGGACGATTATTACTATAGGCAGACTAGTATTGCCTTTCCGAATATGCAACGGGACAATGTACGAGTCGTATTTGCCAATAACCTTGGTGGAACTTACGAGGCTAATCTCATCAAGGATATAGACGGAATTTCCGTAAAATATGAAGAAATTGCAGCAAATTTTACGGTCATGAACCAGGATCAAGATGCCTTAGCTTCTTTTGTATTACCCGCATCTGTCGAGCAAGATAGTACAGAAATGGCTTATAGTTATAAAAGTCACCAAAAGGCAGCCCTGTTTTTCAATCCCAAGGCTAGCTATGGTTCCGAAGATATTATTCGAAAACCTGCGAAGGAACTGTCTTATTTGTCACAGATGAAAGGGCAGTTGGTAGAAGTAGCTATCAGCTTTGATAAGCAGTACACCTTGGCAGAACTAGAAGAAAAATTGCCTAAAAATCTCAAGATTAATTGGTATTGGATTGGTAGTGTGAGTACTGACAATACAGCGCAAAAGGCTATCAGTCATCTCTTTGGCTGGACACCAAGAAAACAATGGCTGGATTCTTCTTATCAGGAATTTTATGAATTATTGGAAGCATTTAGCCAGAGTAAGGAATTTAAGGAGATGGGGCAAGAAGGGCTAGCAGAAGATGTGACAGCACATCTTGCTTCAGAGGGAAAAGTTGGAAAAGCCAGCTTCGGAGGGGTCATTCTAACAGGTAAGGCAGAGAACTTTGCCCAACTGGAAAATCAGGATTGGATATTCGCTTCAAGCATTGGTGCAGCTATCCCAAATCAGCCTTATTATCAGCTCGATGTGGAATAA